A genomic window from Lotus japonicus ecotype B-129 chromosome 1, LjGifu_v1.2 includes:
- the LOC130728757 gene encoding FBD-associated F-box protein At4g10400-like, which yields MRKKMRKKNQPKKTPPIEDRISALPDEILSYILSFFPTKFAFTTSVLSKRWNSICNSLPVLHFDFQAENDIEAFILFCRFVDNVLLSPHVQDQPIETLSIACKLRLPGCPPFNAEVWIEASKRRRVVNLHVSAGYFSIPPSVFTSQTLVVLKLIGVEIDHEVGSVELPSVTTLHLIGVFFKKKDDVKKVLNACPGVVDLHATTCSEYLLCYTTGYKIMPNVVKAKIRTYNVPFSAIYNVESLSIQMVNRRPKDQYIDSYHRAMPVFQNLISLELSFYLFPSWVEVVEVLPYCPKLQSLAIDKVSNELGYQKDWEYTKPVPECVSKAIADAEYEINIAFATEKVARRKEKEAEAAQKEANISLSRNYGTEAA from the exons ATGCGGAAGAAAATGCGAAAGAAAAATCAGCCGAAGAAAACACCGCCGATAGAAGATCGGATCAGTGCCTTACCGGACGAAATCCTCAGCTACATCCTCTCATTTTTTCCAACCAAATTTGCATTCACCACCAGTGTCCTCTCCAAGCGGTGGAACTCAATCTGCAACTCCCTCCCCGTGCTCCACTTCGATTTCCAAGCCGAAAATGACATAGAGGCCTTCATCCTCTTCTGCCGCTTCGTCGATAATGTTCTCCTCTCCCCGCATGTTCAGGACCAACCAATCGAAACGCTCTCCATCGCCTGTAAGCTCCGCCTCCCCGGCTGTCCCCCGTTCAACGCGGAGGTGTGGATCGAAGCCTCGAAGCGTCGCCGCGTCGTGAATCTCCATGTGTCGGCGGGGTACTTTTCCATTCCGCCAAGCGTTTTCACCTCCCAAACCCTCGTGGTTCTGAAGCTGATCGGTGTAGAAATCGATCATGAAGTTGGGTCTGTTGAACTTCCCTCCGTCACAACCCTTCATTTGATTGGTGTTTTCTTTAAAAAGAAGGATGACGTGAAGAAAGTTCTTAATGCATGTCCTGGTGTAGTGGATTTGCACGCTACAACTTGCAGTGAGTACCTTCTCTGTTACACTACAGGGTATAAAATCATGCCCAACGTCGTGAAAGCAAAGATTCGCACATACAATGTTCCTTTCAGTGCAATTTACAATGTCGAGTCTCTTAGCATTCAAATG GTGAATCGTAGGCCTAAAGACCAATACATCGATTCCTACCACAGAGCAATGCCCGTGTTTCAAAACTTAATCAGCCTTGAGCTAAGCTTTTATCTCTTTCCTAGCTGGGTTGAGGTGGTGGAAGTGCTCCCTTATTGTCCCAAGCTTCAATCTCTTGCCATTGATAAG GTATCTAATGAGCTAGGTTATCAAAAGGATTGGGAATACACAAAACCTGTTCCAGAATGTGTTTC GAAAGCAATAGCTGATGCTGAATATGAAATTAATATAGCATTTGCAACTGAAAAGGTTGCTAGAAGAAAGGAGAAAGAAGCAGAAGCTGCacaaaaagaggccaacatttCTTTATCTAGAAACTATGGAACGGAAGCTGCTTAA